From Deferrisoma camini S3R1, the proteins below share one genomic window:
- a CDS encoding CerR family C-terminal domain-containing protein, translating to MTDHSARCVRGEGTRERLLRAAERVFADKGYRAATVREITEAAGANVAAVNYHFGGKHDLYLELFRDRIESMAAIRQAARAQARGGDPVEDLRRVTAAFVRSWFGLMLGEEREGRGRFPTLVMREIGDPGPAYPVLLDRLIRPTHEMFQGLILRAHPDLGPDRATLCAASLLGQVIHFVRARRVLETLLGRECDEAMAERICEHVVSFTLGGVGVTP from the coding sequence ATGACCGATCACTCCGCACGGTGCGTCCGGGGGGAGGGCACCCGCGAGCGGCTCCTGCGGGCCGCGGAGCGGGTGTTCGCGGACAAGGGGTACCGGGCCGCCACGGTGCGGGAGATCACCGAGGCGGCCGGGGCCAACGTGGCCGCCGTGAACTACCACTTCGGGGGGAAGCACGACCTGTACCTGGAGCTGTTCCGCGACCGGATCGAGAGCATGGCCGCGATCCGGCAGGCGGCCCGGGCCCAGGCCCGGGGCGGGGACCCGGTCGAGGACCTTCGGAGGGTCACGGCCGCGTTCGTGCGGTCGTGGTTCGGCCTGATGCTGGGGGAGGAACGGGAAGGCCGGGGTCGGTTCCCCACGCTGGTGATGCGCGAGATCGGGGACCCCGGGCCGGCCTATCCGGTCCTGCTCGATCGGTTGATCCGGCCGACCCACGAGATGTTCCAGGGGCTGATCCTCCGGGCCCACCCCGACCTGGGGCCCGACCGGGCCACCCTGTGCGCGGCCAGCCTGCTCGGCCAGGTGATCCACTTCGTCCGGGCCCGGCGGGTGCTGGAGACCCTGCTGGGCCGGGAGTGCGACGAGGCCATGGCGGAGCGGATCTGCGAGCACGTGGTGTCGTTCACCCTGGGCGGGGTGGGGGTGACGCCGTGA
- a CDS encoding thioredoxin family protein, with protein MDSGYLLQCAACGHEHRVAHGRTGQAVRCGACGAPLIRGNCLPDDVTDADWEREVLGSRAPVIVVVWGPECPVCADYEVSVGQMAIRLYGEARVLRLNIEENPETARRYGIEGVPMVLLFRDGRLLAQLPGPRGEQGLREALGLGEGH; from the coding sequence ATGGATTCGGGATATCTTCTGCAGTGTGCCGCGTGCGGGCACGAGCACCGGGTGGCCCACGGCCGCACCGGGCAGGCGGTGCGGTGCGGCGCGTGCGGCGCGCCGCTGATCCGGGGCAACTGCCTGCCCGACGACGTGACCGATGCGGACTGGGAACGGGAGGTTCTGGGGTCCCGGGCGCCGGTGATCGTGGTGGTGTGGGGTCCGGAGTGCCCGGTGTGCGCGGACTACGAGGTGAGCGTGGGGCAGATGGCCATCCGCCTGTACGGCGAGGCCCGGGTGCTACGGCTCAACATCGAGGAGAACCCCGAGACGGCCCGGCGTTACGGGATCGAGGGGGTTCCCATGGTGCTTCTGTTCCGGGACGGCCGGCTCCTGGCCCAGCTCCCCGGCCCCCGGGGCGAGCAGGGGCTGCGCGAGGCGCTGGGGTTGGGGGAGGGGCATTAG
- the cls gene encoding cardiolipin synthase: protein MIDPTLFLVLHCLFAFPCAAHLVLRQRDPVATLAWLQTVLFLPGLGPLLYLLFGADRIERRWRRRRRRAGELLPDDSPVAPHLVTSPPSNLPLSASDTLRVAIASSRTLPTRGNRVHVFDRVADLYDDMLQALDRAERCIHLEYYIFEPDDTGRAFLDLLAAKAAQGVEVRLLLDAVGSRKLTPAHLASLTENGGRVAWFLPLRGLMKTRSLHLRNHRKIAVVDGRVAYTGGVNIGDEYRGRWARQPPWRDTHMKVLGPAVHQLHHVFAEDWHFATGEDVVTPDRFPVQEPAGPATVHVVASGPDDPARAIHATLFHAIVSARRRVWIETPYFVPDAPILTALSTAARRGVDVEILLPQRTDHPLVDRAGESFLADLLEAGVRVFRYEPGMLHTKLVVVDGRWGMLGSANMDIRSFRLNFEVNLLVLSPDLAARIEGVYEADRSLARPFTRSHVDSASLLHRVVTSTCRLLSPVL from the coding sequence GTGATCGACCCCACCTTGTTCCTGGTCCTCCACTGCCTGTTCGCGTTCCCGTGCGCCGCCCACCTGGTGCTTCGGCAGCGGGACCCGGTGGCCACCCTGGCCTGGCTGCAGACCGTGCTGTTCCTGCCCGGGCTCGGGCCGCTGCTCTACCTGCTGTTCGGGGCCGACCGGATCGAGCGCCGGTGGAGGCGCCGCAGGCGGCGGGCCGGCGAGCTGCTGCCCGACGACTCTCCCGTGGCCCCCCACCTGGTCACCTCGCCGCCCAGCAACCTGCCCCTGAGCGCCTCCGACACCCTGCGGGTAGCCATCGCCTCGTCCCGCACCCTGCCCACCCGGGGCAACCGGGTGCACGTGTTCGACCGGGTGGCCGACCTGTACGACGACATGCTGCAAGCCCTGGACCGGGCCGAGCGCTGCATCCACCTGGAGTACTACATTTTTGAACCCGACGACACGGGCCGGGCCTTCTTGGACCTGCTGGCCGCCAAGGCGGCCCAGGGCGTGGAGGTGCGCCTCCTGCTCGACGCCGTGGGCTCGCGCAAGCTCACCCCGGCCCACCTGGCCTCCCTGACCGAGAACGGGGGCCGGGTGGCCTGGTTCCTGCCCCTGCGGGGGCTGATGAAGACCCGATCCCTGCACCTCAGGAACCACCGGAAGATCGCGGTGGTGGACGGCCGGGTGGCCTACACCGGGGGGGTGAACATCGGCGACGAGTACCGCGGCCGCTGGGCCCGCCAGCCTCCGTGGCGAGACACCCACATGAAGGTGTTGGGGCCGGCCGTGCACCAGCTGCACCACGTGTTCGCCGAGGACTGGCACTTCGCCACCGGCGAGGACGTGGTCACGCCAGACCGGTTCCCGGTCCAGGAACCGGCGGGGCCGGCCACGGTTCACGTGGTGGCGAGCGGGCCCGACGACCCGGCCCGGGCGATCCACGCCACCCTGTTCCACGCCATCGTGTCCGCCCGGCGGCGGGTCTGGATCGAGACCCCCTACTTCGTGCCCGACGCCCCCATCCTCACGGCCCTGTCCACGGCGGCCCGCCGCGGGGTGGACGTGGAGATCCTGCTTCCCCAGCGCACGGACCACCCGCTGGTGGACCGGGCCGGCGAGAGCTTCCTGGCCGACCTGCTGGAGGCCGGGGTGCGGGTGTTCCGGTACGAGCCGGGCATGCTCCACACCAAGCTGGTGGTGGTGGACGGCCGCTGGGGCATGTTGGGGTCGGCCAACATGGACATCCGCTCGTTCCGGCTCAACTTCGAGGTGAACCTGCTGGTGCTCTCCCCCGACCTGGCCGCCCGGATCGAGGGCGTCTACGAGGCCGACCGCTCCCTGGCCCGGCCGTTCACCCGCAGCCACGTGGACTCGGCCTCCCTGC
- a CDS encoding 2-hydroxyacyl-CoA dehydratase family protein: MGRIGITTTVPVEVIFAAGHEPVDLNNAFITHPDRARFLEEAEAAGFPTTTCSWIKGLYTAARRLGVDAVVGVMSGDCSNTQALVEIWQYEGVETIPFAFPYDRDPEALSEQIDRLCRRLGTTREAAEAQKVRLDRVRALAAEVDRLTWAEHRVTGGENHLLLVGCSDFEGQPERYAERLERFLAEARGRPPSPPEVRLGYIGVPPILDGLYELLESFGARVVFNETQRQFSLPYPGAPLAEAYLRYTYPYDVFSRLTDIRAEVERRGIQGIIHYVQSFCFRQMEDVILRKELGVPVLTLEGDRPGPVDARTRTRLESFVEMIEGLGL; encoded by the coding sequence GTGGGCCGGATCGGGATCACCACCACGGTGCCGGTGGAGGTCATCTTTGCCGCCGGCCACGAGCCGGTGGATCTGAACAACGCCTTCATCACCCACCCGGACCGGGCCCGGTTCCTGGAGGAGGCCGAGGCGGCCGGGTTCCCCACCACCACCTGCTCGTGGATCAAGGGGCTGTACACCGCGGCCCGCCGTCTCGGGGTGGACGCCGTGGTGGGGGTGATGTCGGGGGACTGCTCCAACACCCAGGCGCTCGTTGAGATCTGGCAGTACGAGGGGGTCGAGACAATCCCGTTCGCCTTCCCCTACGACCGGGACCCCGAGGCCCTTTCCGAGCAGATCGACCGGCTGTGCCGCCGGCTGGGCACCACCCGGGAGGCGGCCGAGGCACAGAAGGTCCGGCTCGACCGGGTGCGGGCCCTGGCCGCGGAGGTGGACCGGCTCACCTGGGCCGAGCACCGGGTCACCGGAGGGGAGAACCACCTGCTGCTGGTGGGGTGCAGCGACTTCGAGGGGCAGCCCGAGCGTTACGCCGAGCGGCTCGAGCGGTTCCTGGCCGAGGCCCGGGGCCGACCCCCCTCCCCGCCGGAGGTGCGGCTGGGCTACATCGGGGTGCCCCCGATCCTCGACGGGCTGTACGAGCTGCTCGAGTCCTTTGGCGCCCGGGTCGTGTTCAACGAGACCCAGCGCCAGTTCTCGCTCCCCTATCCGGGCGCCCCCCTGGCCGAGGCCTACCTCAGGTACACCTACCCCTACGACGTGTTCAGCCGCCTGACCGACATCCGCGCCGAGGTGGAGCGGCGGGGCATCCAGGGGATCATCCACTACGTGCAGTCGTTTTGCTTCCGCCAGATGGAGGACGTGATCCTTCGCAAGGAGCTCGGGGTGCCCGTGCTCACCTTGGAGGGAGACCGCCCCGGCCCCGTGGACGCGCGCACCCGCACCCGGCTCGAGAGCTTCGTCGAGATGATCGAGGGCCTGGGGCTGTGA
- the ttcA gene encoding tRNA 2-thiocytidine(32) synthetase TtcA codes for MRIDLLEKKILRKAGQAIAEFGMIADGDRVLVALSGGKDSWTLLHCLEILRRRAPVAFELHAVTVHPGFPGFRTEPLEEYCAAHGYRHFVEHSHIYEIVEAKRHPGTSYCAFCSRLRRGVLYGIARREGFTKIALGHHADDLIETLLLSQFYTGEIKSMPPVLRAEDGVNVVIRPLCRVFEEDIRAYAAAMGFPVVCCGCPVCGVEDQKRKRVKALLRQLETEHPGIKASMLSSLGRVRRGYLMEPAAP; via the coding sequence GTGCGCATCGACCTGCTGGAGAAGAAGATCCTGCGCAAGGCCGGCCAGGCCATCGCCGAGTTCGGCATGATCGCCGACGGCGACCGCGTCCTGGTGGCCCTGTCCGGGGGCAAGGACTCCTGGACCCTGCTCCACTGCCTGGAGATCCTGCGCCGCCGGGCGCCGGTCGCGTTCGAGCTCCACGCGGTCACGGTCCACCCGGGATTCCCCGGGTTCCGCACCGAGCCGCTGGAGGAATACTGCGCGGCCCACGGGTACCGCCACTTCGTGGAGCACTCCCACATCTACGAGATCGTGGAGGCCAAGCGCCACCCGGGCACCAGCTACTGCGCCTTCTGCTCCCGGCTGCGACGGGGCGTGCTCTACGGCATCGCCCGGCGCGAGGGGTTCACCAAGATCGCCCTGGGCCACCATGCCGACGACCTGATCGAGACCCTGCTCCTCAGCCAGTTCTACACGGGCGAGATCAAGAGTATGCCGCCGGTGCTCCGGGCCGAGGACGGGGTGAACGTGGTGATCCGGCCCCTGTGCCGGGTGTTCGAGGAGGACATCCGGGCCTATGCCGCGGCCATGGGGTTCCCCGTGGTGTGCTGCGGGTGCCCGGTGTGCGGGGTGGAGGACCAGAAACGTAAGCGGGTCAAGGCCCTGCTGCGGCAGCTCGAGACCGAGCACCCCGGCATCAAGGCCAGCATGCTCTCCAGCCTCGGCCGGGTGCGGCGGGGCTATCTGATGGAACCGGCGGCGCCGTGA
- a CDS encoding sugar phosphate isomerase/epimerase family protein: MALGFRAVEVDYRVTAEQMRTLRPALEREGIGVVSVHSPFPRDPWADPGRAHVEGPRLTAPDRDERRAAVRRAVESLAWAEDLGAPVVVLHVGTVEWSGEPDPLELERRLRQGRRDEPEYEELRRAVAQARERFAPRFRDAALSSLDRLAGEALRRGLTLALENRYHPAEIPSSDEFDLFFRELDGAPLGYWHDTGHAAAQWCLGFEPEVTGPLERFQDRLVGTHLHDAVGLDDHRSPGEGELAFEALLALVPDGAPRVLEVHPGSPEDALRAGKERLERWIGRS, encoded by the coding sequence ATGGCGCTCGGATTTCGGGCGGTGGAGGTAGACTACCGGGTCACGGCGGAGCAGATGCGCACCCTGCGGCCCGCCCTGGAGCGGGAGGGGATCGGGGTGGTCTCGGTGCACAGCCCGTTCCCCCGGGATCCCTGGGCCGATCCCGGCCGCGCCCACGTGGAGGGCCCCCGGCTCACCGCCCCGGACCGGGACGAGCGCCGGGCCGCCGTGCGCCGGGCGGTGGAGTCCCTGGCCTGGGCCGAGGACCTGGGGGCGCCGGTGGTGGTTCTGCACGTGGGCACGGTGGAGTGGTCCGGGGAGCCCGACCCCCTGGAACTCGAAAGGAGGCTCCGGCAGGGGAGGCGGGACGAGCCGGAGTACGAGGAGCTCCGGCGGGCCGTGGCCCAGGCCCGGGAGCGGTTCGCCCCCCGGTTCCGGGACGCGGCCCTGTCGAGCCTGGACCGGCTCGCGGGCGAGGCCCTGCGGCGGGGGCTCACCCTGGCCCTGGAGAACCGATACCACCCGGCCGAGATCCCGAGCTCCGACGAGTTCGACCTGTTCTTCCGGGAGTTGGACGGCGCGCCCCTGGGCTACTGGCACGACACCGGCCACGCGGCGGCCCAGTGGTGCCTGGGGTTCGAGCCCGAGGTCACGGGCCCTTTGGAGCGGTTCCAGGACCGTCTGGTGGGAACCCACCTCCACGACGCCGTGGGCCTCGACGACCACCGGTCGCCGGGGGAGGGGGAGCTGGCGTTCGAGGCCCTGCTGGCCCTGGTGCCCGACGGGGCCCCCCGGGTGCTGGAGGTGCACCCCGGCTCCCCCGAGGACGCCCTGCGGGCCGGCAAGGAACGGCTGGAACGTTGGATCGGCCGGTCCTGA